A DNA window from Vigna angularis cultivar LongXiaoDou No.4 chromosome 1, ASM1680809v1, whole genome shotgun sequence contains the following coding sequences:
- the LOC108347280 gene encoding protein SODIUM POTASSIUM ROOT DEFECTIVE 2, with the protein MGKLGWMFDKLCLPSCSNTCFCVNSMEFEDDEFESKPLIDSGSDLKLRLKDVVDGKQTLAFQLKPKIVILRVSMHCHGCAKKVEKHISKLEGVRSYKVDLETKMVVVSGDILPLEVLQSVSKVKNAELWNSP; encoded by the exons ATGGGGAAACTTGGTTGGATGTTTGACAAGTTATGTCTTCCTTCTTGTTCAAATACCTGCTTCTGTGTTAATTCCATGGAATTTGAAGATGATGAGTTTGAGAGCAAGCCTTTGATTGATAGTGGCAGTGATCTCAAACTAAGACTCAAGGATGTAGTTGATGGAAAACAGACATTGGCTTTTCAATTGAAACCTAAG ATAGTGATACTGAGAGTGTCCATGCATTGCCATGGCTGTGCAAAAAAAGTTGAGAAGCACATCTCAAAGCTGGAAG GAGTGAGGTCATACAAGGTAGATCTGGAAACCAAAATGGTGGTTGTAAGTGGCGACATTCTTCCTTTGGAAGTGTTGCAGAGTGTTTCCAAGGTTAAAAATGCAGAGCTTTGGAATTCTCCCTGA